Genomic window (Rubeoparvulum massiliense):
CATCATCATCCCCATGGCCATCAAAATACTTGCCACAACCATATCAATAATTAGAAAGGGGATAAAAATAAGAAATCCCATCTGAAACGCTGTCTTCAATTCGCTGATGGCGAAGGCAGGAATTAAAGAGGTTAGCGGAATCTCACTAATAGAGTTAGGCTTCTCCTGTCCTGCATAATTCATAAAGAGTGCTAAATCCTTTTCTCGTGTCTGCTTTGCCATAAATTGCTTCATCGGCTGGACCGCATTGTCAAACGCTTCTGTCTGTGTAATCTCACCATCTAAATAAGGTTGAAGTGCCTGGTCATTGATCTCCCCAAATGTAGGCGCCATGATGAAGAATGTCATAAAAAGTGCTAGACCAATGATTACCTGATTGGGTGGCATCTGTTGCGTTGCTAGTGCTGTTCGGACAAAGCCCAGGACAATGACAATCCTTGTAAAAGAGGTCATCATGATCAAAATGGCTGGAGCAATGGATAAGATGGTAATCAGTAGAATAATCTGCAAAGTGACAGCTACATCGCCAGGCTTATCGCTGGTAAAGGTTACACCTGGCACGATATTCGTCGGAGCAGCCGAAACTTGTTCAGGCGCTAGGGCTGCTAGTATTAATCCCACAGCCACTAGAAATAGAACCTGTTTTTTCACGGCCGATCCTTCCTTTCCTCATCTGAACCTTTATTCCAACCTTGTAATACGCGATTCAATTCCACTTCAAAATCCGTGGAAGCCTCTTCCTTTTTTGTCTTGCGCTTGAGCCATGGGACCCAGCTCTGCTTCCTTTGATTCTCTGCTAGCCAATTCGCCTGCACCAAGATCTCCTCGATGGTTCCTTGATCTGTAATTTTATCCAGCAGTCGAATCTCATTACCTACCCCAAGGAGATAGAGTTGTTTATTGATCTCTACCATTTGAACCGACTTATTTTGACCGAGGTTGATACCCCCAATGAGCCGAAATGGTGTAGATGGCTGGAGATTGGTACGAACAGCGATAAATTTAACTACGCCATAGATTAAGAGAACGATCAATAGTAGGGAGCCGATCAATTGGAATAGCATCTTTCCGATACTAATCTCTTGAAACCCTGTCAACTGCTCGCTGTCTTCATTCGTCTGGGTGGGTGTATTTATGGTATCATTCGCCGGTCCATCCACTGCGAAAACAGCTAGTGAAGCCATGGTTAGTATAATTAGTACTGCGAACAAACAGAGTGCCTTTCGTAATTGCTTCTGTAATTTCATAAGTGGTTTCATCAGCATTCAACCAACTGCTTAAGCAGACAGAGTTTTTTTAATGGCTTCAATAACTCGATCAGCCTGAAACGGTTTGACAATAAAGTCACGGGCACCAGCTTGAATGGCATCAATTACCATGGCTTGCTGCCCCATTGCAGAGCACATAATTACCTTTGCACTGGGATCGATTTCACGGATTTTTTTCAATGCCGTAATCCCATCCATCTCAGGCATGGTAATATCCATCGTAACAAGATCAGGTTTTAAATCCTGGTACTTCTCTAAGGCTTGGGCTCCATCGGAAGCTTCGCCAACCACATTAAACCCATTCTTTGTTAAGATTTCTTTGATCATCATTCGCATAAAAGCTGCATCATCTACAATTAAAATGTTAGCCATTATAATCTCCTCCTGTACAGTTGTTCAATTTCATTGATTTATAAGTGAAACGATTAAATCACTGTAACTTCTGAACCCGATCAATGGGACTAATTATATCGGTTACACGAACACCAAAGTTCTCATCAATAACCACCACTTCACCCTTTGCAATCAATTTATTATTGACGAGAATATCTACCGGTTCTCCCGCTAGCTTATCCAATTCAATAATCGAGCCATTAGTTAGTTCGAGAATCTCTTGAATTCTCCGCTTGGTCCGCCCCAGTTCTACTGAGACTTGTAAGGGGATATCCAATAATAAGTTCAAGTTTTGTTGACCTACAACACTGCTTTGTGTATCCATATTGGTAAACTGCACAGGTTGAACTTGGGGATTAGAGATCACCGATTGACCATACATCTGCTCGGGATGCTGAGGCTGAGGCATGGGTGCTTGATATCCCATAGCTACCTGTGGCTGCATTTGCTGCGGCATATACGGCTGATTGATCGGCGGATTGCTTGGATTCATCATTGGAGCTGCTACCTGTTGTACCGGTTGCTGCATTGGTTGTTGCACAGAAGGTTGCATCGGTGGTTGCATCGATTGCGGTGCAGCACCTTGGCTTATCGCTTCTCCTTGTGTAGAAGAAAGCGATGGTTCACTAGCCTGCATCAGGGTATCCACTAGCATTTTCGCAAAGGTAATCGGTAATAATTGCATGATATTGGAGTCAATCAAATTTCCTACCCGGAGTCGGAAGGAGACCTTGACCAGATAATCATCATGTGGGAGATGCTCCTGCCCCTTCCCACGGGCAAAGTCCACCATATCAATACCTGGTGGAGATATATCTACACGACGATCAAAAATCGTGGACATGGATGTTGCAGCTGAACCCATCATTTGATTCATCGCCTCTTGAACTGCACTGAGGTAAAGCTCAGACATCTCTAGATTGGGCTGTGTTCCATCTCCACCCATCATCAAATCAGCAATAATGGCAGCATCCTGAATCTTCATCACTAGGAGATTAACCCCTTCAAAGCCCTGGGTAAATTGAACTGAAATGGCGACATGGGGATTAGGAAACTCTTGATCCACATCTGCTTTCTTAATCAAGGAGACAGTTGGTGTCGTGATATCTACCTTTTGACCTAGTAAGGTTGAAAGAGCTGTAGCTGCACTTCCAAAGGATATATTTCCAATCTCCCCTAAAGCATCTTGTTCAAAAGCTGAGATTGCATCGGTTAATGTAAATGAATCATCTATGGACCCTGCTTCTATGGTCCCTGCTTCTATTTCTTGACTCTCACTGCTTTGCGTCTGCTTATCTAACTCATTCTGACGCAGCAATGCTTCTATTTCTTCCTGCGTAAGCATATCCTTACTCATCTTCATCCTCCCCTTTCCGGTACAATCCAGTAATTTGAACTGCTAATTTCCCTTTGACCGTTCCTGGCTGTCCGTAAAACTTCGGAATGTGATCAACATAAACGATAAGGGGTTGCTCTACCTCTTGATTTAGGACAATCACATCGTTAACAGCCAATTGTAGGAATTCTTGAATTGTCATGGTCGATTGGCCAAGTTCAGTGATTACTGGTATATCGGCCAGAGAAACATTCTGCTGAAGTTTTACAAGCTCCCCTTCATCACGAGACTTCTTCTGATGCCCCATCCAATAATGGGCAGAAAGATTAGGCATGATAGGTTCTAATACTACATGGGGTAAACATAGGTTAACCATCCCTGAAACTTCGCCGATTTTGGTACTGAGTGAGATTACTGCCACCGTTTCATTGGGAGAAACAATCTGCATAAATTGTGGATTAGTCTCCATCACATCGAGGTAAGCTTCACATTCAATTACGTTTTTCCAAGCCTCGTTGAAATGATCCAAGGCCTTAGAAAAGATCTTCTCTAAAATGATCGTCTCAATCTCTGTAAGATGGTCGATTTTACTAGGTGTGACCCCTCTTCCCCCCATTAATCGATCAAGCATGGCATATGCGATATTGGGATTCACTTCAAGAACCATACGCCCTTCGAGGGGGGGTGCTTCAAAGATATTTAGGATCGTCATTTTTGGAATGGAACGAATAAATTCGTCATAGGGTAATTGATCCACAGAAGCTACGTTGATCTGAACAAATGTACGTAATGCTGCGGAGAAGTATGTAGTTAATAAGCGAGCGAAATTTTCATGAATTCTCGTTAAGCTTCGAATTTGATCTTTGGAAAATCGTAATGCTCGTTTGAAATCGTAGGTCTTAACTTTCTTTTCGGTTTTCTCTTGCTTTAGCTGCTCCGCATCCATCTCACCAGATGAGAGTGCAGCTAATAGCGAATCGATTTCATTCTGTGAAAGCACCTCTGCCACATGGTTCACCTCACCTTCACTACGCCAGAATATCCTATCTTATGTACTATTGATTGACGGTTGCTATTGAATCACCTTCGTTGTGATCAGCACATCAACAACCTTGCCATCCTTCATCAAGCGATTCACATTATTGATAAGCTGTGCTTCGAAAGTGAGTAAACCATCAGTGCCCATTAACTCTTCTCCAGTTTTTGCAGCCAGTAGCTTAATGGCTTCACTGGTGACTTGACGCTGCATCAGTTCCAATTCACTCTTGCCATCAACAGAGTTGGCCACGAGCGAAAACTGAAGGAGAATATGTTCTCCACTATATAGATCTGTGGTAATCTTCTCAAAATCCACCGTACAATCGTTCACTTCTGCAATGGTTTTCTCTTTCACTTCAGTTGCAGGATCATCGGAACCTGGAAACGAGGCTAAATCCATCTTCCATATAACCAAAAAAACGACAGCTATCAATGTTAATGAAACTAGTATGATTATGGCTATGTTTACAAGACGATTGTTGAACAAACCCCATCACTCCGCTCTTTATTCCCATCCTATTCTAGAATATTAATATAAAGCAATGCTAGATTGATCATTGATAGTACTATCATACCATTGATTCATCAATATGCTAGATTGATCAAAAAAATTGAAAGGAGCAGGATAGGTAGGATGACTCACAAATTTGAATGGGTCAGAGACCTACCAATCCTGCATGAAGGTGAATCTACCCTATCGTTTTAGATTAACAACCTCTTGAAGAATTTCATCCGATGTTGTGATAATCCGGGAATTGGCTTGGAAGCCCCGTTGTGCCACAATCATCTCCGTAAATTCTTCGGTTAAGTCCACATTGGACATTTCTAGCATACCTGCAGCTAGTGTACCACTTCCAACCTCTGGGTCCCCAGGAGCGACAAGGTCTCCCATTTCTCCATCTGGATTGGCATTGGGAGTCATCTTATATAAAGAGCCCCCAATCTTCTCTAAAGCAGCAGGATTGGCAACAATGGATAAACCGATGGTTCCTACAACATTCGTTTCTCCATCGCCATTGGTACCAAGAACCTCACCTGATTCGGAGATGGAGTAGGAGTTATATTCCTCACGATTCACTTGAATTGGCCCACCATCTACGCTTGCCACGAACAATCCTTGGGAATTAACTAAGAAGCCATAGGCATCTAGTTTGAAATCGCCTGCACGCGTTAGGTAATATGGTTCCTCACCTGTTGGAGAAACTAAGAAATATCCATCTCCGTTAATGGCAACGTCTGTAGGAACGTTGGTCATCATCGGGCTACCTGGTGTATGTAAGGTATCGATGGCTGACATACGAACGCCTAACCCAACTTGCCGAGGATTGACACCACCTCGTTCTCCTTCTTCTGGAGCTGAGGAGCCCGCAACAGTTTGACTTAAGATATCTTGGAACATGACACGACTTTTTTTAAACCCGGCTGTATTCACATTGGCAATATTGTTCCCAATCACGTCTAGCTTCGTTTGAAACCCTCTCATACCCGATACACCTGAGTACATCGATCGTAGCATTCAATTCTTCCCCCTTGTTTTGACAGGAGCAGGCGGTTCAATCGGTCCCCACCTGTTGACTTCCTTTTTCAAGGGCCAGTCATTCTCTCCTGTATGTTATTCCCGGTTAGACAAACATTGCACTATCGATATTGGTGAAGATATTCTCCTTCATCTGTTCCCCTTGCATCGCTGTAATCACCGTTTTATTCGGAATGTTTACAACAAAGGCGAGGTCTCTCATCA
Coding sequences:
- the fliP gene encoding flagellar type III secretion system pore protein FliP (The bacterial flagellar biogenesis protein FliP forms a type III secretion system (T3SS)-type pore required for flagellar assembly.), which encodes MVPGVTFTSDKPGDVAVTLQIILLITILSIAPAILIMMTSFTRIVIVLGFVRTALATQQMPPNQVIIGLALFMTFFIMAPTFGEINDQALQPYLDGEITQTEAFDNAVQPMKQFMAKQTREKDLALFMNYAGQEKPNSISEIPLTSLIPAFAISELKTAFQMGFLIFIPFLIIDMVVASILMAMGMMMLPPVMISLPFKILLFILVDGWYLVVQSLLFSFS
- a CDS encoding flagellar biosynthetic protein FliO, which translates into the protein MKPLMKLQKQLRKALCLFAVLIILTMASLAVFAVDGPANDTINTPTQTNEDSEQLTGFQEISIGKMLFQLIGSLLLIVLLIYGVVKFIAVRTNLQPSTPFRLIGGINLGQNKSVQMVEINKQLYLLGVGNEIRLLDKITDQGTIEEILVQANWLAENQRKQSWVPWLKRKTKKEEASTDFEVELNRVLQGWNKGSDEERKDRP
- a CDS encoding response regulator; translation: MANILIVDDAAFMRMMIKEILTKNGFNVVGEASDGAQALEKYQDLKPDLVTMDITMPEMDGITALKKIREIDPSAKVIMCSAMGQQAMVIDAIQAGARDFIVKPFQADRVIEAIKKTLSA
- the fliY gene encoding flagellar motor switch phosphatase FliY, with the protein product MSKDMLTQEEIEALLRQNELDKQTQSSESQEIEAGTIEAGSIDDSFTLTDAISAFEQDALGEIGNISFGSAATALSTLLGQKVDITTPTVSLIKKADVDQEFPNPHVAISVQFTQGFEGVNLLVMKIQDAAIIADLMMGGDGTQPNLEMSELYLSAVQEAMNQMMGSAATSMSTIFDRRVDISPPGIDMVDFARGKGQEHLPHDDYLVKVSFRLRVGNLIDSNIMQLLPITFAKMLVDTLMQASEPSLSSTQGEAISQGAAPQSMQPPMQPSVQQPMQQPVQQVAAPMMNPSNPPINQPYMPQQMQPQVAMGYQAPMPQPQHPEQMYGQSVISNPQVQPVQFTNMDTQSSVVGQQNLNLLLDIPLQVSVELGRTKRRIQEILELTNGSIIELDKLAGEPVDILVNNKLIAKGEVVVIDENFGVRVTDIISPIDRVQKLQ
- the fliM gene encoding flagellar motor switch protein FliM → MAEVLSQNEIDSLLAALSSGEMDAEQLKQEKTEKKVKTYDFKRALRFSKDQIRSLTRIHENFARLLTTYFSAALRTFVQINVASVDQLPYDEFIRSIPKMTILNIFEAPPLEGRMVLEVNPNIAYAMLDRLMGGRGVTPSKIDHLTEIETIILEKIFSKALDHFNEAWKNVIECEAYLDVMETNPQFMQIVSPNETVAVISLSTKIGEVSGMVNLCLPHVVLEPIMPNLSAHYWMGHQKKSRDEGELVKLQQNVSLADIPVITELGQSTMTIQEFLQLAVNDVIVLNQEVEQPLIVYVDHIPKFYGQPGTVKGKLAVQITGLYRKGEDEDE
- a CDS encoding flagellar basal body-associated FliL family protein produces the protein MDLASFPGSDDPATEVKEKTIAEVNDCTVDFEKITTDLYSGEHILLQFSLVANSVDGKSELELMQRQVTSEAIKLLAAKTGEELMGTDGLLTFEAQLINNVNRLMKDGKVVDVLITTKVIQ
- the flgG gene encoding flagellar basal body rod protein FlgG gives rise to the protein MLRSMYSGVSGMRGFQTKLDVIGNNIANVNTAGFKKSRVMFQDILSQTVAGSSAPEEGERGGVNPRQVGLGVRMSAIDTLHTPGSPMMTNVPTDVAINGDGYFLVSPTGEEPYYLTRAGDFKLDAYGFLVNSQGLFVASVDGGPIQVNREEYNSYSISESGEVLGTNGDGETNVVGTIGLSIVANPAALEKIGGSLYKMTPNANPDGEMGDLVAPGDPEVGSGTLAAGMLEMSNVDLTEEFTEMIVAQRGFQANSRIITTSDEILQEVVNLKR